The following coding sequences are from one Schizosaccharomyces osmophilus chromosome 1, complete sequence window:
- the pep12 gene encoding SNARE Pep12: protein MSFADLEQGRNYTDQNGEFASVANSIAQKIHILRGNTAAIHRYLVNNITKNLHELLEKSRDLSQNVRADLIRLSNIRDSKFGEEASSFAVSKLTKDFNNVLAELQRVQQKCAQQETDTVAAAQAALNQDASQQALEEEEHARHALTEARSTQHLHTQRRLSNSQLEYQQRLIHERQGEIDNITQGIGELNDIFRDLSTIVNEQGELVTNIEYNIGNTATNTKNASKQLQIANERSRKARKRSLCFLIILVAILGIILTALIVG from the exons ATGTCTTTTGCAGATTTAgaacaaggaagaaactACACTGATCAAAATGGAGAGTTTGCATCGGTAGCCAACTCTATAGCTCAAAAAATCCACATTTTACGAGGAAATACGGCAGCTATTCACAGATATTTGGTCAACAACATCACGAAAAATCTTCATGAATTATTAGAAAAGTCTAGAGATTTGTCTCAAAACGTACGAGCAGATCTGATCCGTCTTTCCAACATTCGAGATTCAAAATTTGGAGAGGAAGCATCTTCTTTTGCAGTCTCAAAGCTTACGAAGGATTTTAACAACGTGTTGGCCGAACTTCAGCGTGTTCAACAGAAGTGTGCTCAACAAGAAACGGATACAGTGGCAGCGGCTCAAGCTGCTCTAAACCAAGATGCGAGCCAACAGGcattagaagaagaggagCATGCCAGACATGCTCTGACAGAAGCTAGAAGTACCCAGCATTTGCATACCCAAAGAAGGTTGTCGAATTCTCAATTGGAATATCAGCAGCGATTAATTCACGAACGACAAGGTGAAATTGACAATATAACCCAAGGAATTGGCGAATTAAATGACATTTTCC GTGATTTAAGCACGATAGTGAATGAGCAGGGAGAGCTGGTGACAAATATTGAATACAACATTGGAAATACCGCTACGAATACAAAAAATGCCTCTAAGCAGTTGCAAATTGCGAATGAGAGGtctagaaaagcaagaaaacgCAGTCTATGCTTTTTAATTATATTAGTCGCTATTTTGGGTATCATTTTAACTGCCCTCATAGTCGGTTAA
- the hub1 gene encoding ubiquitin-like protein modifier Hub1: MIEVLCNDRLGKKVRVKCMPDDTIGDFKKLVAAQTGTDPRRIVLRKWHSTYKDNITLADYEIHDGMSLELYYS; encoded by the exons ATGATAGAAGTCCTTTG CAATGATCGACTTGGCAAAAAAGTCCGCGTGAAATGCATGCCTGACGATACGATAGGTGACTTTAAAAAGCTTGTTGCTGCTCAAACAGGTACAGACCCAAG GAGAATCGTGCTGAGAAAATGGCACAGCACTTACAAGGACAACATCACGCTAGCCGACTATGAAATTCATGATGGAATGAGCTTGGAGCTTTACTATTCTTAA
- the pmr1 gene encoding plasma membrane P-type ATPase, calcium transporting Pmr1, with product MSNPYLSYTTEQTCADLETDVHNGLSNIQDIAKRHTVYGDNDLAVDDDESIVVQFLKQFIQDPLILLLFASAAISILLGNIDDAFSIALAIFIVVTVGFVQEYRSEKSLEALNNLVPHYCNVIRSGVTQHVVATKLVPGDLISLQIGDRVPADLRIVDAVEFEVDESNLTGETNPRKKITEPLVSNLPLGERSNMAFMGTLVRHGHGRGIVVATGADTEFGRVFLTMRETEKPKTPLQNSMDHLGKQLSAISIAGIAIIVLVGFFQGKNWLEMLTIGVSLAVAAIPEGLPIIVTVTLALGVLRMSKKRAIVRRLPSVETLGSVNVICSDKTGTLTMNHMTVTKMYTPGMTTPCIIPDGDHLDFSIEKTVGMNKLLLSSALCNNSKRHVNKSDAILDTTNPWAGFPVDVALTECCERFGLNDPRGSYPRLSEMPFNSERKYMSVIAHYNSTKTTFMKGAMDQVLKSCAYYTDSAGTQHELTPYMRDEIRKHEMDMAKTGLRIIAAASGILPNKLVFHGLFGINDPPRPYVRESIQQLMTGGVRIIMITGDSIVTAVSVARALGMAIPSSDQDAIQNYAITGDQLDELDDSSLRDVVSRAVVFARTTPNHKMKIVKALQSLDDVVAMTGDGVNDAPALKLADIGIAMGRQGTDVAKEAADMILTDDSFATILHAVEEGKGIFNNIRNFITFQLSTSVAALSLIAISSLFGLQNPLNAMQILWINILMDGPPAQSLGVETVDDDVMMKPPRPRNAPILTVQLLKRVLLSAFIIVFVTTLVFKVEMKDGQVTARDTTMTFTCFVLFDMFNALSCRSETKSVFKLGIFSNRMFNIAVGGSLLGQTLVIYVPLFQKIFQTEALGFKDIVTLLIYTSSVLWVDEIRKWYLHRKGLVRTKSTYILGNV from the coding sequence ATGAGTAATCCATATCTGTCTTATACGACTGAACAAACGTGCGCTGACCTTGAAACCGACGTGCATAACGGTCTTTCTAATATTCAGGATATTGCAAAACGGCATACGGTTTATGGGGATAATGACTTAGCGgttgatgatgatgaatcTATAGTCGTGCAATTCCTTAAACAGTTCATCCAGGATCCTCTTATACTTCTGTTATTTGCAAGCGCTGCAATATCTATATTATTAGGAAATATTGACGATGCGTTTAGTATTGCCTTGgctatttttattgtgGTGACAGTTGGATTTGTTCAAGAATACCGTTCAGAAAAATCATTGGAAGCTCTCAATAATCTTGTACCTCATTACTGCAATGTCATTCGGTCTGGTGTCACTCAACATGTAGTTGCTACGAAATTAGTGCCAGGtgatttgatttctttaCAAATCGGTGACCGCGTACCCGCAGATCTTCGCATTGTTGATGCCGTCGAATTCGAAGTTGATGAGTCCAATTTAACAGGAGAAACCAACcccagaaagaaaattactGAACCCTTAGTGTCCAATTTGCCTTTGGGTGAACGAAGCAATATGGCATTCATGGGCACTCTTGTTCGCCATGGCCATGGCCGCGGTATCGTAGTCGCTACTGGAGCCGATACCGAGTTTGGACGTGTTTTTTTGACCATGCGTGAAActgaaaaaccaaaaactcCTCTTCAAAACAGTATGGATCATTTAGGAAAGCAACTGTCTGCTATATCTATTGCCGGAATTGCGATCATCGTTTTAGTCGgatttttccaaggaaaaaattGGCTAGAAATGCTTACTATTGGGGTTAGTCTGGCTGTCGCTGCAATTCCAGAAGGGCTTCCTATTATCGTTACCGTTACTCTTGCATTAGGAGTTTTACGAATGTCGAAGAAGAGAGCCATCGTTAGACGCTTACCAAGTGTAGAGACACTTGGGAGTGTAAATGTCATTTGTTCAGATAAAACGGGAACTCTCACGATGAACCACATGACAGTAACAAAAATGTACACCCCTGGCATGACTACGCCTTGTATTATACCCGACGGCGATCATCTTGATTTTTCCATTGAGAAAACTGTCGGTATGAACAAGCTTCTGTTATCTTCGGCTTTGTGTAATAACAGCAAACGACATGTAAATAAATCTGATGCGATCCTCGATACGACCAACCCATGGGCTGGTTTTCCAGTTGACGTTGCCTTAACTGAATGCTGCGAACGCTTTGGTTTGAATGATCCAAGAGGTTCATATCCTCGCCTATCAGAAATGCCATTCAACAGTGAGCGCAAATATATGTCTGTAATCGCCCATTATAACTCTACCAAAACTACTTTTATGAAGGGAGCTATGGACCAGGTTCTTAAAAGCTGTGCTTACTACACGGATAGTGCTGGAACCCAACATGAGCTCACACCCTATATGCGTGATGAAATCCGCAAGCATGAAATGGACATGGCTAAAACGGGATTACGGATTATCGCTGCAGCCAGCGGTATTCTCCCCAATAAACTGGTGTTTCATGGTCTGTTTGGTATTAATGATCCCCCAAGGCCGTACGTTCGTGAGAGTATCCAACAATTAATGACTGGTGGTGTTCGTATAATAATGATTACTGGAGATAGTATTGTTACCGCTGTCAGTGTTGCTAGGGCATTAGGTATGGCTATACCAAGCAGTGATCAAGATGCGATTCAAAACTATGCCATAACCGGTGATCAGTTGGACGAGCTAGACGATTCGTCATTGCGAGATGTTGTATCTCGCGCAGTAGTTTTTGCTCGAACGACGCCAAACCACAAAATGAAGATTGTTAAGGCACTTCAATCATTAGACGATGTAGTCGCGATGACTGGTGATGGTGTTAATGATGCACCAGCTCTAAAATTGGCGGATATTGGCATCGCTATGGGCCGTCAAGGTACCGATGTTGCTAAAGAAGCTGCTGACATGATTCTTACCGATGATTCGTTTGCAACTATTTTACACGCAgtggaagaaggaaaaggtaTTTTTAACAACATTCGTAATTTTATCACTTTCCAACTTTCAACAAGTGTTGCAGCATTGTCGTTGATTGCAATCTCTTCCCTGTTTGGTCTACAAAATCCGTTGAATGCTATGCAAATATTATGGATTAATATTTTGATGGATGGACCACCAGCTCAAAGTCTTGGCGTTGAAACTGTTGACGACGACGTGATGATGAAGCCTCCTCGTCCCAGAAACGCTCCAATATTAACCGTACAGTTGTTGAAGCGGGTTCTTTTGAGTGCTTTTATTATTGTTTTCGTAACTACCTTAGTTTTCAAGGTGGAAATGAAAGATGGCCAAGTCACTGCTCGTGATACGACTATGACTTTTACCTgctttgttctttttgataTGTTTAATGCATTATCTTGTCGTTCTGAAACAAAATCCGTGTTTAAATTGggaattttttccaatcgAATGTTTAATATTGCCGTCGGGGGATCATTACTTGGTCAAACTCTTGTCATCTATGTGcctcttttccaaaaaatttttcaaacagAAGCTTTGGGATTTAAGGATATCGTTACGTTATTAATTTACACTAGCTCTGTTTTATGGGTTGACGAAATTCGAAAATGGTATCTTCACCGAAAAGGCCTTGTTCGAACCAAGAGTACTTATATATTAGGAAACGTTTAA